ACCCATAGGTACATTGAGCAATCGTTTCCTTGCACAACGGAGCATAAAAGCTGTGCACCAGATACACATAATCCTCTTGAAGCCCCATAAATAAGTCTGATCCTAAATGTTCTATTTTATTCCATCCTATTTGGGGTATTTTTATGGTGCCTGTTGGGCTTTGCGGAACGAATCTTTTTACATCAACATCAAAGATACCTAGGCCATTCGTATTGCCTTCTTCTGAACCGTTGCACATCAACTGCATTCCCAAACAGATACCCAAAACCGGTTGGGTAAGATTGGGAATCAATTGGTCCAATTGGCTTTCCCTTAGTTTTTTCATTGCACTACTGGCCTCTCCTACCCCTGGGAAGATAACTTTGTCCGCATTTTGTATTTCATCTGCATCATTGCTTAGAAAAGCATCGTACCCCAACCTTTTTATAGCAAATTTGATACTTTGGATGTTTCCTGCTCCATAATTTATTATAACTATTTTCATAACACGCCCTTCGTAGATGGTAGGACCATTTTTTCAACGTCCCGCTTTACCGCCATTTTTATACTCTTTGCAAAGGCCTTGAAAATAGCCTCAATTTTATGGTGTTCATTGGTACCTTCGGCCTTAATATTTAGGTTGGCCTTGGCACCGTCCGAAAAGGATTTAAAAAAATGATGGAACATCTCCGTAGGCATGTCCCCGATTTTTTCACGTTTAAATTTGGCATCCCAAACTAACCAATTCCTACCTCCAAAGTCGATGGCTACCTGTGCCAAACAATCGTCCATAGGCAAACAAAACCCATACCGCTCGATACCCAATTTGTTACCCAAAGCTCGATAAAAAACTTCCCCTAAGGCAATACCTGTATCCTCAATGGTATGGTGTTCGTCTACTTCCAAGTCCCCTTTTACTTTAATTTTCAGGTCCATTTGTCCGTGACGCGCCAATTGGTCCAACATATGGTCAAAAAACGCCAGTCCAGTATTGATATCGCTTTTTCCCGTACCATCCAAATTCAACTCGATAAGGATATCCGTTTCGTTGGTTTTACGATGTGTAGAAGCCGTTCTATCCTTCAGTTTTAAGAACTCATAGATTTTTTCCCAATCGTTGCTTTCCAAGGCAATGTAGGAATCAAGTTCTTCTCGTTTCACCGTAATTTCGCCGGTGCCCAGATGAGTTTCGTCATTGATGAAGATACCTTTGGCACCCAAATTCTTAGCGAGTTCCATATCTGTTAATCGGTCGCCAATAACAAAGGAATTTTTAAGGTCGTAATCGTTGGAGAAATATTCAGTAAGGAGTCCGGTACCCGGTTTTCTGGTATTGGCGTTTTCATGGGGAAAGGTGCGGTCCAGGAATACTTTATCGAAAACCACGCCTTCATTTTCAAAGGAT
Above is a window of Maribacter algicola DNA encoding:
- the hisH gene encoding imidazole glycerol phosphate synthase subunit HisH, encoding MKIVIINYGAGNIQSIKFAIKRLGYDAFLSNDADEIQNADKVIFPGVGEASSAMKKLRESQLDQLIPNLTQPVLGICLGMQLMCNGSEEGNTNGLGIFDVDVKRFVPQSPTGTIKIPQIGWNKIEHLGSDLFMGLQEDYVYLVHSFYAPLCKETIAQCTYGWDYSAALQKDNFYGTQFHPEKSGDYGANILRNFLAL
- the hisB gene encoding bifunctional histidinol-phosphatase/imidazoleglycerol-phosphate dehydratase HisB, with product MENKKRVLFIDRDGTIIKETADEQIDAFEKMIFFPKAFTFLGKIAKELDYELVMITNQDGLGTDSFPEETFWPVHNFILKSFENEGVVFDKVFLDRTFPHENANTRKPGTGLLTEYFSNDYDLKNSFVIGDRLTDMELAKNLGAKGIFINDETHLGTGEITVKREELDSYIALESNDWEKIYEFLKLKDRTASTHRKTNETDILIELNLDGTGKSDINTGLAFFDHMLDQLARHGQMDLKIKVKGDLEVDEHHTIEDTGIALGEVFYRALGNKLGIERYGFCLPMDDCLAQVAIDFGGRNWLVWDAKFKREKIGDMPTEMFHHFFKSFSDGAKANLNIKAEGTNEHHKIEAIFKAFAKSIKMAVKRDVEKMVLPSTKGVL